The nucleotide sequence ggggaggggggaggggggggaggtttgggggggggggggttgctcgTTCGTATAGATTTTTTTTCCGTTCCTTCCTAGGGTTCTTTTGCTTGGCAACACGTTATACGGGCCGCGCGTCGGAAAATGCAACGTTGATTAGGTCCATTGCAGCattattttctcttttcttctttcaaaAATGATATGTTCGACCATGTTTTGCAGTTTAATTTATAGTTCCACCTAATGGTGCATGCTAAATTTTTTATTAATAACTTCAAACATTGTAGCAGATCTTAATTATCATGTCTGCACACAACAATCCATGTACAAAGGTATGCATGATCTTTAACCTGCGCACACACTATGTCTCTGAGACACTGTCGCGAAATCCATTACATTTCGTCAGATGGacgtaaaaaacaaacaatcaaaactaTCAtaaactcaaacaaacaaagaaacaacaacagaaagagCAGCAgcacaaacaacagcaacaacactactactgctactacttttACTACTGCTGCTTTTACTACTGCTACGACTAccactactgctactactacaaagactactactactaagtgctattgctactactactacgactactactactactgctactgctactactactacgactactactacaactactactattactactactactactattactactactactgcgactactactactactactactgctactgctgGTATTACTGCAACtgactgctactactactactactactactactactactactacaactactactactactattactactactattactactactactactgctggtACTACTGcaactgctactactactgctactactactgctgctgctactgctactactgcTACCGCTACTACTGCTGCTcagctactactactactactactactactactgctactactactgttACTACTacttactattactactactggGGGTACTGCTACTGCTACTGCTCGTACTACTGcaactgctactactactgctactgctactgctactactgctgttgctactgctactactgctgctcagctactactactactactactactactacaacaacaacagctacaacaacaacaacaacagctactacaacaacaacaacaacaacagcagctacaacaacaacaacaactgcaacaacaacaacaacaacagctacaataacaaacaaccaaacgGTCACTCACCGACCAGGGCTGACACGAGTCATTGGCCAGCCAGCCGTACAGGTCGGCGTACACTTGAGCTGGCTTCGAACCGTCGTGGAGTCTTTTACACAACTCGCACATGGGAGCGGCGTAGGTGAGAACTCGGTGAGTCTTTCGCCAGCTCAGGTAAGAGTTATAGGCCGTGGCGTTGGAAGCCAGCTTTAAAGACACGCATGATAAAGAAGTCACAAGAGAAATGTCTGACCATGTGTTAAATTATGTCAAAGATTCATATTccgagaaaacacacacacacacacacacacacacacacacacacacacacacacacacacacacacacacacacacacacactgacagacatacaaagcAACAAAGCTAAATCAAAACATTAAGACAATATGTTGACCTTACAGGCAAAGAAAGGGAACTCTTTGGGAGGGTTGGGTTGGGTCACTTCCCTTGATgaaagatgacgtttgtgtactTTTTGCTGTTACTAGGACCGCCGCGTCATAGCGGGCGCTACCCGTCACAGTCTAGCCGTCTAGCCGCCAGGCGACGCCTCTAGACTCTTTTTCTGTCCAGCCCGGTGAGAAGAAGCGCCAAGAAGCTCATTCATTCTGATGGTGCGTGACACGAGGAAGAAAATCGTTCCGTGTACGTCCAGATTAAGGTATCATAGATTCCTCAGATTTTTCACATAAATTCAATTTCATTCAGACTTATATACACTTACAGAGGACAgtacgtttcgccctgcagtcccgGACTGACGAtgtaacagcgaacgacaagaagataATATACACTTACTTTTGCAAAGTGGTGTCAGTCCTCCTGCGCGGTAGCGttatttgtaacgcagaatcttATGGCATAGCCTTGGAGGCGATCTAagggacttttttttctaagaTAGCACACCTTTAACTGCTCTTGCTCGTGACTTTCTCAAGACTGAACATAATCACCCTTGCCAAACCGTGCATTTTGTTTCTCCAACTTCGTAACACTGACTCACCTTCTTCAGATGTTTGGCGAGGTGTTCTAAACTGGAGAAATCGCTGATCTGAATGCACGACCCATTGGGCGCCACTCCCGAGCTGTGAGCGTCGTTGTTGGTGATCGGGATCTGGTCTCGGTCATACGCGTGGTAGAGTTTCTCGGTGAAGTAGTCTCGGCAATTCGCGTTTTCCAGCGAGAGGAAGAAGCGATATTTGTCCAGATGTTTGGAGCACTGATGGTCGCTGCAGCCTGTCGCTTTGTTATCGCCACAACCCCCGTATGTGTCCACCTGGATGTAGCGTGCTAACTCCTggagaagaacaagtcgcgtgaagcgatatcaaaataTTGAGCCAATCTGTCGgcatgaaactaaaagatcaaaaTCATAAACCAGTCTTCGCCGAGACTTCGTTttgatagtctcgactaaccatacccgaagacTGAGACGGGTAactttcatgtgaagtttcatgaagatcggtccgatAGTTTtatttgaatcgctctacacacacacacacacacacacacacacacacacacacacacacacacacacacacacacacacacacacacacacacacacacacacacatacaccacgacctcgtctcgattccccgtctatgttaaaacatttagtcaaaatttgaccaAACGTAAAATTCAACCGCTCTTTGACTGAGCCACATGTCCAGTTCATTTTCTAACGAAACTGTCAGTCTATTTACACAtgttaggggaagggcccctaatatggaccactttttgtttcatgctgataccTAGCTTGTTTTCTGGCGAAAAAGTTTCATCTTATGCGTGGTAGCCTATTATCTTCACTTGGTCTTCTTCTATGAACATTTCATCGTACATTTCAAACGAAAAAAGGTTGTAAATCCAAAACCAAAGAGACgaccaacgttccaaaattcggaatcaaaaaacaagaaaggtaagttgttggaacgttcaATGTTATAGACAAAACAATACAGTACAGTCTTTTaagtacacagacaaacaaatagtgACAAAAGCTTGATGGAATGTTCGGTCGCTATATTTGTGACTGACAAAAGGTTGTGTTGTTTGATTTTTGGTTGTTGCCAAAACGTTTACTACGATTTTTAAAACTTTACTCAATGTAACCAAGACAATGTGTCGACAGCACTAGCTGTCTCGGGGTTTCGGTCAGCTTTTATTTGATTTACTAGTCatggtataaaaaaaaatcaatgtgtTCTGTAAGGCTAACAGATCGACTAAATGTATtcatttcgcttcacgcgacctgTTTCTATACTCACATGAACTACTCTCTGCCTTCTGGCATCGTCGACACAGTTACTGGACATCCAAGCCACCATGCCCGTTTTCTCTGCAAAGAAGTTTCTGGCATTTTTCTCGCTTGACTGATTCTTGGCGCTCTGGTTACCGACCGTGTCCAAGCGCTCAAACCGACCGTAACTGCCCACGAGGTCAGCGTCCTTTCTGTAGTGCAATGTCCAGTTGAAGAGACCATTGTACTTGCTCCAGTCCAAAATGGTTTCTGGCGGTGCCTCCATTTCTGATATAATCCATACCTGTTGATGGAGGAagtggggaggtggggggggtgtGGTCGTTAAGTTTTTTGGAC is from Littorina saxatilis isolate snail1 unplaced genomic scaffold, US_GU_Lsax_2.0 scaffold_2034, whole genome shotgun sequence and encodes:
- the LOC138954288 gene encoding alpha-(1,3)-fucosyltransferase C-like; the protein is MVYLMMSALRRVNAEGEEFMRCPEKRCRITRDRGELRNSDAVIFSSRGLWNTFLPVYTMPTWRHPHQVWIISEMEAPPETILDWSKYNGLFNWTLHYRKDADLVGSYGRFERLDTVGNQSAKNQSSEKNARNFFAEKTGMVAWMSSNCVDDARRQRVVHELARYIQVDTYGGCGDNKATGCSDHQCSKHLDKYRFFLSLENANCRDYFTEKLYHAYDRDQIPITNNDAHSSGVAPNGSCIQISDFSSLEHLAKHLKKLASNATAYNSYLSWRKTHRVLTYAAPMCELCKRLHDGSKPAQVYADLYGWLANDSCQPWS